A DNA window from Undibacterium sp. YM2 contains the following coding sequences:
- a CDS encoding restriction endonuclease subunit S, giving the protein MRNSGVQWLGEVPRHWLVGRLKNVLKIRNGKDYKDVEVENGGYPVYGSGGIFKRSSSYLFDGKSVLFGRKGTVNKPLIVDGKFWTVDTMFYSEVSQDSEAEYIHFQASLFPFDLLSTNTALPSVTQEDLLELGFVIPSKSEQREIVSHITTANNQFEVLLEKSESQVAILQERRTALISAAVTGKIDVRDWQAPSETALSA; this is encoded by the coding sequence ATGCGTAATTCTGGCGTGCAGTGGCTAGGCGAGGTGCCGAGACACTGGTTAGTAGGAAGATTAAAGAATGTCTTAAAAATAAGAAATGGTAAAGACTATAAAGATGTGGAAGTCGAAAATGGCGGATATCCAGTCTATGGTTCAGGCGGTATTTTTAAACGTAGTTCCAGTTATTTATTCGATGGAAAATCTGTTTTATTTGGCCGCAAAGGAACAGTGAATAAACCTCTTATTGTTGACGGAAAATTTTGGACTGTAGATACCATGTTCTATAGCGAGGTTTCTCAAGATAGCGAAGCTGAATATATACATTTTCAAGCTTCATTGTTCCCTTTTGATTTACTTTCTACAAATACTGCTTTACCGAGTGTAACTCAGGAAGACCTATTAGAGCTTGGATTCGTTATTCCATCAAAATCTGAGCAAAGAGAGATTGTAAGTCACATTACTACAGCAAATAATCAGTTTGAAGTATTGCTAGAAAAATCTGAATCTCAGGTCGCAATACTTCAAGAACGCCGCACAGCCCTAATCTCCGCAGCCGTCACAGGTAAGATCGATGTACGCGATTGGCAGGCGCCAAGCGAAACAGCCTTATCAGCCTGA